Proteins encoded together in one Xyrauchen texanus isolate HMW12.3.18 chromosome 50, RBS_HiC_50CHRs, whole genome shotgun sequence window:
- the LOC127641128 gene encoding ATPase family AAA domain-containing protein 3-like, which yields MSWLFGLNKGQGGAPPEGPVPPAPPPPPAGSGSGSGDKPKDKWSNFDPTGLERAAQAAKDLDRSRHAKEALDLARMQEQSVQMEHQSKMKEYEAAVEQLKGDQIRVQAEERRKTLHEETKQHQARAQYQDKLARQRYDDQLRQQQHLNEENLRRQEESVQKQEAMRKATIEHEMELRHKNEMLRVEAESKARGRVERENADIIREQIRLKAAEHRQTVLESIRTAGAVFGEGFRAFISDWDKVTATVAGLTLLAVGVYTARNTTAVAGRYIEARLGKPSLVRETSRITVVEALKHPVKMVKRLKSKPQDALEGVVLSPSLEARVRDIAIATRNTRQNRGLYRNILMYGPPGTGKTLFAKKLAVHSGMDYAIMTGGDVAPMGRDGVTAMHKVFDWAGTSGRGLLLFVDEADAFLRKRSTEKISEDLRATLNAFLYRTGEQSNKFMLVLASNQPEQFDWAINDRIDEIVNFTLPGAEERERLVRLYFDRYVLEPATGGRQRLKLAQFDYGVKCSEIASRVKGMSGREISKLGVAWQAAAYSSEDGVLTEAMIDARVDDAIRQHRQKMDWLHGEGVLDNEGRPLNPEATSKSSKSSFTPPPQEVTSEQKAEGKSTEGTPV from the exons ATGTCGTGGCTGTTCGGGCTCAATAAAGGTCAGGGTGGCGCTCCGCCGGAGGGTCCGGTACCGCCCGCTCCTCCTCCGCCGCCCGCCGGGTCTGGCTCGGGCTCCGGTGACAAACCGAAGGACAAATGGAGCAACTTCGACCCCACCGGGCTGGAGCGAGCGGCGCAAGCGGCCAAAGATCTCGACCGATCCC GTCATGCCAAAGAGGCGCTGGATCTGGCGCGCATGCAGGAACAATCGGTTCAGATGGAGCACCAGAGTAAAATGAAG GAGTACGAGGCGGCTGTGGAGCAGCTGAAAGGAGATCAGATTCGTGTTCAAGCGGAAGAACGCAGAAAAACTCTGCATGAGGAAACCAAACAGCATCAGGCG AGAGCTCAATATCAGGATAAACTCGCCCGCCAGCGATACGACGACCAGCTGCGACAGCAG CAACACCTGAATGAAGAGAACCTGCGCAGACAAGAGGAGTCGGTCCAGAAACAAGAGGCCATGAGGAAAG CTACCATCGAGCACGAGATGGAACTGCGACAcaagaacgagatgttgcgcgtGGAGGCGGAGTCTAAAGCTCGCGGTCGCGTGGAGAGAGAAAATGCTGACATCATCCGCGAACAGATCCGACTGAAAGCAGCTGAGCACCGACAGACGGTCCTGGAGTCTATACG TACGGCAGGTGCCGTGTTCGGAGAAGGATTCAGAGCGTTTATATCTGACTGGGACAAAGTCACGGCAACG GTGGCGGGACTGACGCTGCTGGCGGTGGGCGTTTACACCGCGCGGAACACGACCGCTGTGGCCGGGCGATACATCGAGGCTCGATTAGGAAAACCATCGTTAGTACGAGAAACTTCACGAATCACCGTGGTTGAAGCGTTAAAGCACCCGGTCAAG ATGGTGAAGCGGTTGAAGAGTAAACCGCAGGACGCGCTCGAGGGAGTCGTGCTCAGT CCGTCTCTGGAAGCGCGTGTGCGTGACATCGCCATCGCCACGAGAAACACGCGTCAGAATCGAGGACTGTATCGTAATATTCTGATGTACGGCCCACCGGGGACGGGAAAAACACTCTTCGCCAAG AAGCTGGCGGTGCACTCTGGGATGGATTACGCGATCATGACTGGCGGTGACGTTGCTCCGATGGGTCGTGATGGAGTGACGGCGATGCACAAAGTGTTTGATTGGGCGGGAACCAGCGGCCGCGG gtTGCTGCTGTTTGTGGATGAAGCTGATGCATTCCTGCGCAAGAGATCGACT GAGAAGATCAGTGAAGATCTGCGAGCGACTCTAAACGCATTCCTGTATCGCACCGGAGAACAGAGTAATAA GTTTATGTTGGTGTTGGCCAGTAATCAGCCGGAGCAGTTTGATTGGGCGATAAACGACAGAATCGATGAGATCGTGAATTTCACGCTGCCGGGagcggaggagagagagagactcgtGCGGCTGTACTTTGACCGATACGTGCTTGAACCCGCCACCGGAGGACGCCA gAGGTTGAAACTCGCTCAGTTTGATTACGGTGTGAAGTGTTCGGAGATCGCCAGTCGTGTGAAGGGAATGTCTGGACGAGAGATCTCCAAACTAGGAGTCGCTTGGCAG GCGGCGGCGTACTCCTCAGAGGACGGCGTGCTCACAGAAGCGATGATTGACGCGCGAGTCGACGACGCGATCCGTCAGCACCGACAGAAGATGGACTGGCTGCACGGTGAGGGTGTTCTGGATAATGAGGGGCGACCGCTGAACCCAGAGGCCACTAGTAAATCCAGTAAGAGCAGCTTCACGCCACCgccacaggaagtgacatcagagCAAAAAGCCGAGGGCAAGAGCACTGAAGGCACGCCAGTTTAA